A genome region from Anolis carolinensis isolate JA03-04 chromosome 6, rAnoCar3.1.pri, whole genome shotgun sequence includes the following:
- the LOC103280464 gene encoding uncharacterized protein LOC103280464, whose translation MDPTQKEAAILCVVQSGALMMEYLRASGEASSAAASRRRWAFLHSLGQRGCEEDEEEEEEEEEEEEEEEVEEVVLLSRQPSTAGLRRGGRLRSVERRFWARPRSTEWWDRTVLETWDDAHWLQNFRMRKATFLELCARLSPALQRQKTRMRVPLSVEKRVAIALWKLATSVCYRDVGNQFGVGRSTAGSVVLEVCRAIQRVLMRATVTVGGNLAEILRGFQEMGFPNCAGVVGTTHMPILCPPHQAAEYVNSKGYYSMALQALVDHRGKFTHLSAGWPGKTHEAKIFNKSTLFTKGQEGTLFTPGAVDINGVSVPRVILGGPAYPLLPWLMVPYTEELDGAKETFNATLSRCQEPLEEAFSRLKGRWRCLTGRNDCAVENLPRLISACCVLHNICEEKGEAYEEAWEAEAKQLASTFEQPLQRPDARIKPAARSERVRETLCAYIAGGSA comes from the coding sequence ATGGATCCCACCCAGAAGGAGGCTGCTATCTTGTGTGTTGTTCAATCGGGGGCATTAATGATGGAGTATCTCAGGGCCAGTGGTGAGGCATCCTCGGCCGCAGCTTCTCGACGCCGGTGGGCATTCCTCCATTCGCTGGGCCAGCGAGGATGCgaggaagatgaagaggaggaggaagaggaggaggaggaagaagaagaagaagaagtggaagAGGTGGTTTTGCTCTCCCGGCAGCCTTCCACCGCTGGGCTTCGTCGAGGCGGCCGCCTCCGTTCGGTGGAGCGGCGCTTCTGGGCCCGGCCCCGGAGCACCGAATGGTGGGACCGCACCGTTTTGGAAACCTGGGACGACGCTCACTGGCTGCAGAACTTCCGCATGCGCAAGGCCACCTTCCTGGAGCTCTGTGCCCGGCTCTCCCCGGCCTTGCAGCGCCAGAAGACGAGGATGCGTGTCCCGCTGAGCGTGGAGAAACGGGTGGCCATCGCCCTCTGGAAGCTGGCCACCTCGGTGTGCTACCGCGATGTGGGCAACCAATTTGGTGTGGGCCGCTCCACCGCCGGTTCAGTGGTGCTGGAGGTGTGCCGTGCCATCCAGAGGGTCCTGATGCGTGCCACGGTGACAGTGGGCGGCAACCTGGCTGAGATCTTGCGCGGCTTCCAAGAGATGGGCTTCCCCAATTGTGCCGGGGTGGTGGGCACCACCCACATGCCCATCCTGTGCCCGCCGCACCAGGCGGCCGAATACGTCAACAGCAAGGGCTACTACTCCATGGCTTTGCAAGCTTTGGTCGACCACCGGGGAAAGTTCACCCACCTCAGCGCCGGCTGGCCGGGGAAGACACACGAAGCCAAGATCTTCAACAAGTCCACCTTGTTCACCAAAGGCCAAGAAGGCACGCTCTTCACCCCGGGAGCAGTTGACATCAATGGGGTGTCCGTGCCCAGGGTCATCTTAGGTGGACCAGCATACCCTCTGCTTCCATGGCTGATGGTGCCTTACACAGAGGAGCTGGACGGCGCCAAGGAAACCTTCAACGCCACCTTGAGCCGGTGCCAGGAGCCCTTGGAGGAGGCCTTCAGCCGGCTCAAGGGACGGTGGCGCTGCCTGACGGGGCGCAACGACTGCGCGGTGGAGAACCTGCCCCGGCTCATCTCGGCCTGCTGCGTCCTCCATAACATCTGCGAGGAGAAAGGGGAGGCCTACGAGGAGGCCTGGGAGGCCGAGGCCAAGCAGCTGGCCTCTACCTTCGAGCAGCCCCTCCAGCGCCCGGACGCACGCATCAAGCCGGCCGCACGGTCCGAGAGGGTCAGGGAGACTCTGTGTGCCTACATCGCTGGTGGCAGCGCATGA
- the hes7 gene encoding transcription factor HES-7, with protein MVTTDSAEPGGVRKMLKPLVEKRRRDRINRSLEELRLLLLQRTHCQTLKKPKVEKAEILEIAVGYLREMASAKSQGADLSEDRTLQTCFRVGFRECLLGLAAFLQQAHPSVQSHLLDTLHLYLASKPEAHPQDWNHYYAFSPSPSFSSSSSSGSPPRTPEAFSSSPQKIWNEPEPLRPNPDPPCGSAGQHGDQPREAQGNADTTNKRIPLPPPAFWRPWP; from the exons ATGGTGACCACGGACAGCGCTGAACCCGGAGGGGTGAGAAAG ATGCTGAAGCCCTTGGTGGAAAAGCGCCGGAGGGATCGGATCAACCGGAGCCTGGAGGAGCTGCGCCTTCTCCTTCTCCAAAGGACCCACTGCCAG ACTCTGAAGAAACCCAAAGTGGAGAAAGCCGAGATCTTGGAGATTGCCGTGGGGTACCTGCGAGAGATGGCCTCTGCCAAGTCCCAGG GAGCTGACCTCTCCGAAGACCGGACCCTGCAGACCTGCTTCCGGGTGGGATTCCGGGAGTGCCTGCTGGGCTTGGCGGCCTTCCTGCAGCAAGCCCACCCCTCGGTCCAGAGCCACCTCCTGGACACCTTGCACCTCTACCTGGCCTCCAAACCCGAGGCCCACCCGCAAGACTGGAACCACTACTATGCCTTCTCCCCGagtccttctttttcttcctcttcctcctcgggGTCTCCGCCGAGGACTCCGGAAGCCTTCTCCTCCTCACCGCAGAAGATCTGGAACGAACCCGAACCCTTGCGCCCGAATCCAGACCCTCCTTGCGGCAGCGCAGGACAACACGGGGATCAGCCAAGGGAGGCCCAAGGAAATGCCGACACGACCAACAAAAGGATTCCCCTGCCGCCACCCGCTTTCTGGCGCCCGTGGCCCTAA